Proteins from one Leishmania infantum JPCM5 genome chromosome 21 genomic window:
- a CDS encoding putative dynein arm light chain: MRTGSNRRHNNGNTGAKIESNSASVADLQEAILQLLPRRASEEDAAAYIDVSGPVDANQTLIRYDIPYAPGDPKRSLKLRKSLGLGAEERVVDPNVRVVIDSFITPRRWMDSSTGVVWVQHASPFPSSRIDAAETQERLHAQLEAHQARRTGTSPIRSLLVAECMLEVLRQVTAECWERGLLLLHVHSERVAAQAAHRRLFESRVGHAFRLALKGEKDVAKVEEDMAALKQRIELLGQEEADLRRLCSEFERRAEEQVLIANREHNDALTKLKREGVQKRAQLEQQLVIPANLQ; this comes from the coding sequence atGAGGACGGGCAGCAATCGCCGCcacaacaacggcaacacTGGCGCTAAGATCGAATCGAATAGCGCCAGTGTAGCCGATCTGCAGGAGGCAatcctgcagctgcttccaCGACGCGCTAGCGAGGAGGATGCCGCGGCGTACATCGACGTGAGCGGCCCAGTAGACGCCAACCAGACGCTCATCCGCTACGATATCCCCTACGCGCCCGGTGACCCGAAGCGTTCGCTGAAGCTGCGCAAGAGTCTCGGCCTAGGGGCCGAGGAGCGCGTCGTCGACCCGAACGTGCGCGTCGTCATTGACAGCTTCATCACGCCGCGTCGATGGATGGATTCGTCGACGGGGGTGGTTTGGGTGCAGCACGCTAGCCCGTTTCCGTCCTCTCGTATCGACGCCGCGGAGAcgcaggagcgcctgcacgccCAACTCGAGGCTCACcaggcgcgccgcaccggcaccagcCCCATCCGTTCGCTCCTTGTCGCCGAGTGCATGCTGGAGGTACTGCGCCAGGTGACGGCGGAGTGCTGGGAGCGtggcttgctgctgctgcacgtacACTCGGAGCGGGTGGCAGCCCAGGCAGCACATCGGCGCCTTTTTGAGAGTCGTGTCGGCCACGCCTTCCGTCTTGCCCTAAAGGGTGAGAAGGACGTGGcgaaggtggaggaggacatggccgcgctgaagcagcgcatcgagcTGCTCGGCCAGGAAGAGGCCGACCTGCGACGCCTGTGCAGCGAGTTcgagcggcgcgccgaggaGCAGGTGCTCATCGCGAACAGGGAGCACAACGACGCCCTTACAAAGCTGAAGCGGGAGGGCGTGCAGAAGCGTGCACAGttagagcagcagctggtgaTTCCAGCGAACTTGCAGTAG